A region of Allocoleopsis franciscana PCC 7113 DNA encodes the following proteins:
- a CDS encoding TldD/PmbA family protein → MHPSPLLLTKELPTLHYTSTPNRFDESWEDPLATLLGVGRAAGADFVEFFLERVNYISCLAEDDIITSISPRLSTGAGVRVFRGHADCYVSTNDLSFWGLKAALEKALSIQGLQLPAPNAHIPEINLELLRDYATKRGKDTWLSQCSSMREMGEVLLDANQQLKLKASHVQSRRAAYFRDWQEVLIASSDGTFARDIRLTQSVGYSLLCADGANRSSINQRAGNTSEPGFLRSWDYKSTAEDVAESAGKMLYADYVESGTYPIIMANQFGGVIFHEACGHLLETTQIEKKTTPFADKKGEKIAHESLTAWDEGRSESAFGTIDMDDEGMPAQRTLLIENGILKNFIADRAGSVRTGHPRTGSGRRQNYTFAAASRMRNTYIAPGNYTNEDLFASIDKGIYCKKMGGGSVGATGQFNFGVDEAYLIENGKITKPLKGAILIGEATEIMHKISMCSQDLGLAAGFCGSVSGSVYVTVGQPHIKVDSITVGGR, encoded by the coding sequence ATGCATCCAAGTCCCCTGCTGTTGACGAAAGAACTCCCCACCCTGCACTACACTTCTACCCCCAATCGCTTTGATGAAAGCTGGGAAGATCCCCTGGCAACGCTTTTGGGCGTCGGACGCGCTGCTGGTGCTGACTTTGTCGAGTTTTTCTTAGAGCGGGTCAACTACATCAGTTGTTTAGCCGAAGATGATATCATCACCAGCATCTCTCCCCGCCTCTCCACGGGCGCTGGCGTGAGAGTGTTTCGGGGTCATGCGGATTGCTATGTTAGCACGAACGATCTATCTTTTTGGGGCCTAAAAGCTGCCCTGGAAAAAGCCCTTTCTATCCAGGGACTGCAACTTCCCGCACCCAACGCCCATATCCCAGAAATTAACCTGGAATTGCTCAGAGATTACGCCACCAAAAGAGGCAAAGATACGTGGCTTTCTCAATGTAGCTCCATGCGCGAAATGGGTGAAGTGCTTCTCGATGCGAACCAGCAACTTAAGCTGAAAGCCAGTCATGTCCAATCGAGACGCGCTGCCTATTTCCGCGACTGGCAAGAAGTGTTAATCGCCTCCAGTGATGGCACCTTCGCCCGTGATATTCGCCTGACGCAATCGGTAGGATATAGCTTGTTGTGTGCAGATGGTGCAAATCGCTCATCAATTAATCAACGTGCTGGCAATACCAGTGAGCCTGGATTTTTGCGCTCGTGGGATTATAAGTCTACGGCTGAAGATGTGGCTGAATCCGCTGGAAAAATGCTCTATGCGGATTATGTTGAATCCGGAACTTACCCCATTATCATGGCTAATCAATTTGGTGGGGTAATTTTCCACGAAGCTTGCGGACACCTCCTAGAAACCACTCAAATAGAGAAAAAAACCACGCCCTTTGCTGACAAAAAAGGCGAAAAAATTGCTCATGAAAGCTTAACCGCCTGGGATGAAGGACGTTCTGAAAGTGCTTTTGGTACTATTGACATGGACGATGAAGGAATGCCTGCTCAAAGGACTCTATTAATTGAAAACGGCATTCTTAAAAACTTTATTGCCGATCGCGCCGGTTCTGTACGGACTGGACATCCCAGAACGGGTAGTGGACGTCGCCAGAACTATACCTTTGCCGCTGCTTCTCGGATGCGTAACACTTACATTGCACCCGGAAACTACACCAACGAAGACTTATTCGCCTCCATTGATAAAGGCATTTACTGCAAGAAAATGGGCGGTGGTAGTGTAGGGGCGACAGGGCAATTTAACTTTGGTGTGGATGAAGCTTACCTGATTGAAAACGGTAAAATTACCAAACCACTTAAGGGTGCCATTCTGATTGGGGAAGCCACGGAAATTATGCATAAAATTTCTATGTGTTCTCAAGACTTGGGATTAGCCGCTGGCTTCTGTGGTTCGGTGAGTGGAAGCGTTTACGTCACTGTAGGACAGCCTCATATCAAGGTTGATTCGATTACTGTCGGAGGACGCTAA
- a CDS encoding TldD/PmbA family protein, which produces MPKIDEIATQAKDSASKLGIKKFDIYGSTVDETSVQVESGEAKQVKASNRSSVIVRVWNEENTVGVTSTTDVDSEGLELALKTAYEASFFGVKENVPDFSPEASVPIEDSSNGESSQAPVSQLIENLIQAEKELLSAHPAIKSVPYNGLSQRDLARFYLNSDDALRTEARSYASLYLYSKTEEEGKKPRSAGAFRISHSLNDLDIQGCLKEAAEKTISHLNYQKVKSGKYRVVFSPEAFLSLLGAFSNLFNAQNILDKQSLSTPDSLGTEIASPLLCVADDARHPDNVASTLFDGEGTPTRRVELIHNGVLSHFLHSVGTAKRMNQNPTGHGNIGAKVTVSPHFYHVSSGVAAEQEYSLETAENVIFIDELQALHAGVKALQGSFSLPFDGWMVNQGERISIESATVAGDFLEVLKSIIFLEKEAELTPGGICPRVWVEELSITGE; this is translated from the coding sequence ATGCCCAAGATTGACGAGATTGCAACTCAAGCTAAAGATAGCGCCAGTAAATTAGGTATCAAGAAATTTGATATCTATGGCTCAACAGTCGATGAAACCAGTGTTCAAGTCGAGAGCGGAGAGGCAAAACAAGTTAAAGCCTCTAATCGTTCGAGTGTCATTGTTCGTGTCTGGAATGAAGAGAATACCGTCGGGGTTACCAGCACGACAGATGTAGATTCAGAAGGACTTGAATTAGCTTTAAAAACCGCTTATGAAGCGAGTTTCTTTGGGGTTAAAGAAAATGTGCCTGATTTTAGCCCTGAAGCCTCGGTTCCGATTGAAGATAGCTCTAATGGAGAATCATCGCAGGCTCCCGTCTCACAATTAATTGAGAATCTCATCCAAGCTGAAAAAGAGCTCTTGAGTGCTCATCCTGCAATTAAAAGTGTGCCTTACAATGGGCTATCTCAAAGAGATTTGGCGCGATTTTATCTGAACAGCGACGACGCCTTGCGAACAGAAGCTCGTTCTTATGCATCGCTCTATCTTTATAGTAAGACGGAAGAAGAAGGGAAAAAGCCTCGTAGTGCTGGCGCGTTTAGAATCAGCCATAGTTTAAATGACCTGGATATTCAAGGTTGCTTGAAAGAAGCCGCCGAAAAAACCATTAGTCATTTAAATTACCAAAAAGTCAAGTCCGGCAAGTATCGAGTGGTTTTCTCTCCAGAGGCATTTTTGAGCTTGTTGGGGGCTTTTTCCAATCTTTTCAATGCTCAAAATATTCTGGATAAGCAAAGTCTTTCTACTCCAGACTCTTTGGGAACCGAAATAGCCTCACCTCTCCTTTGTGTGGCTGATGATGCGAGACATCCTGATAACGTAGCGTCAACCTTGTTTGATGGGGAAGGTACACCAACCCGCCGCGTGGAGTTAATTCATAATGGCGTCCTGAGTCATTTCCTGCATAGCGTTGGTACCGCGAAACGGATGAACCAAAATCCTACAGGACATGGAAATATTGGCGCTAAAGTAACAGTGAGTCCACATTTTTACCATGTTTCTTCGGGAGTGGCGGCTGAGCAAGAATATAGCCTGGAAACAGCGGAAAATGTAATTTTCATTGATGAGTTACAGGCACTTCATGCGGGAGTGAAAGCTTTACAAGGTTCTTTCTCTCTGCCCTTTGATGGTTGGATGGTGAATCAAGGAGAACGCATCAGTATTGAGTCGGCAACTGTGGCTGGAGACTTTCTTGAAGTCTTAAAGTCGATCATTTTTCTGGAGAAAGAAGCCGAATTGACTCCAGGAGGTATTTGTCCCAGAGTTTGGGTTGAAGAACTTTCCATTACGGGAGAGTAA